A stretch of DNA from Candidatus Pseudomonas phytovorans:
GCCATCGGCGTGCTGGTGCTGCCGTTTCACCTCATGATCAGCTACAGCAGCCTGGTGCTGTTCATGTATATGGTGATGCCGGCAGGCATCATGGCCAGCTATGGCAATGACACCGGCAAGTACTTCAACGACCTGTTCGGCCGCGACGATACGCCCAAAGCGGCCCAGGTGGCCACGCCGCTGGTACCGCTGCCAAGCCTGTACGCCAAGGTGCAGGCGCTGCAGCCGGGCGCGCGTATCGGCTTCATCCAGGTGCAGAACCCCGGCGACAGCAATGCCCGCGTCACCTTCACCCAATCGGCTGCCGACCACGTAGCTTATCGACGCAGCGCCAACTGGACCTTCGACGGCGCCAGTGGCGCGCTGCTGAGCCAGGGCAAGCCAGAGAGCGGGGCGATGATGACCGCGTTCAGCTTTGCCGGCCTGCACATGGGCAACTTCGCAGGGCCCTGGCTGCGTTGGCTGTACTTCTTCTTTGGCGTGGCCGGCACTGCGGTGATCGGTACCGGGCTGGTGATGTGGCTGGGCAAGCGCCAGCTCAAGCATGCCAAGAGCCCGCACATGCCGGGTGAGTTGCGCCTGGTCGAGGTACTCAATATCGCCAGCATGAGCGGCCTGCTGCTGGCGGTGGCGGGCTTCTTCTGGGCCAACCGGCTTGTCCCGGTGGGCGTCGAGGGTCGCGCCGACTGGGAGGTCAATGCCTTCTTCATCGCCTGGGGCTTGTCACTGGTGCATGCCGTGCTGCGCAGCGGGCGCCGGGCGTGGGGCGAGCAACTGGCGCTGGGAGCGCTGGCCTTTGCCCTGTTGCCGCTTCTCAATGGCTTGAGCACCGACCGGGGCTTGAACCATTCGTTGCAGGCAGGTGACTGGACCATGGCCGGCTTCGACCTGACGGCCCTGGGTACCGGCCTGTTCCTGGCCTGGCTGGCCGGCAAGATGCTGCGCAGCCCCAAACCGGTGGCCAAACGACCACGCGCGGCAAAAAAGCCGAGCACTGAAACAGCGCAGGTGAGCTGATGCTGGGTAACGCACTGATCGCATTCGCAGGTTTTGTCGCCCTGTGCCTGGCCATGGAAAAGCACTTCAGCGATTTGCTCGGGCGCAAGCCGCGCCCTGGGCAGTTGCGGCTGCTGCGTGTCGCCGGTTGGCTGCTGCTGATGCTGTCGCTGGCCCTCAGCGTGCATCTGCGTGGTTGGGCCCATGGCCTGGTGGAGTGGACGGCGGTGATCATGGCAGGGGTGACCTTATGGGTGTTCGGCCTGCCCTACCAGCCGCGCCTGCTGCTGGGCTTGGCAGCTGCCAGCGTGGTGCTGGGCCCGTTGCTGGCCATGTTTGCCGTGTGAGCCCGTGAGCGAGCAGGGGGATATCATCGAACCCGACGCCGACAGCGCTGGCGCACGTGCCCGTTTCGTCCAGGTATTTCTGGCCCAGCGGGCGCGCATGGAGGCGCTTGTCAGCCGGCGTGTTGGCTGCCGCGCCACGGCTTCAGACCTGGTGCAGGAGCTGTTCCTGCGTTTCTGGCGCCGCCCCGAGGTCAAGGTCGAGGCGCTGGACACCTATCTGTTGCGTTGTGCCGGCAACCTGGCGATCGACCACCTGCGCAGCGAAGGTAGCCGCGAACGCGTGGCCGAAGCCGCTTTGCCGATGGACGAGGTGGCCATGGTTCAAGCACCCGAGCAAGCGCTTGAGGTCGACCACGACTTGCAGCGCATCGAAGCCGCCTTGCGCGCCTTGCCCGAACGCACCCGGCAGATCTTTTTGCTCAACCGTATTCACGGCTGCAAGTACGGCGAAATTGCCAAGGCCATGCAGCTGTCACAGAGTGCCGTGGAAAAGCATATGATGCGCGCCCTTGAAGCGTGCAAGGCGAGTGTTGCCGAGCCCGCGTCCACCCCACGCCGGCCAGGGAGTGCCCGTCGATGAGCCGTTTGCCCCCGATCACCGAAGTGCAATCCCAGGCCGCCCTGCAGTGGCTCAGCCGCATCAATGAGCAGCCTGCGCAAGCCGAAGGGGCTGCATTCAAGCGCTGGTTGCTGGCCGACCCCGGGCACCGTGACGCCTACCAACAGGCCCAGGCACTGTGGCAGAAAAGCGCCACCCCGGCTTTGCTGCTGGCGGACGAAGAACAGGACGCCTTGCAGCGCTACCTCGATGCCATGGCCAGGCCGCCGACCCGCGGCCCGTGGCAGCGCGTAGCGGCACTGGCGATGGCGGCCTGCCTGGTGCTGGCCGTGGGCGTTGCCGGTGGCTGGCACCCGGGGTACTGGTTGCAGGACCTGCAGGCTGACTACAGCAGCGCCGGGCAGATTCGCCAGGTGACCTTGGCCGACCAGTCGCAGGTGACGCTTGATGCAGGCAGCGCCATTGCGGTCGATTTTGCCCAGGGCGAGCGCCGTGTGCGGTTGCTGCATGGCGCGGCGTTCTTCCAGGTCACCCATACCGGCGCGCCATTCGTGGTCGAATCGGGTGGTGGCGAGGTGCGCGTGCTCGGCACTCAGTTCGAAGTGCGCGAGCAGGCTGACGGTGCAGTGGTCACGGTGCGCAGCGGGCGCGTGGCGGTGAGCCCGGCACCGGGCTCCGTGGCACCGGTGCTGACGGCCAACCAGCAGGTGGCCTATAGCGCAGGCCGGGTAGGCGACACGCTGGCGGTGGACAGTGATAACCGCCTGGCTTGGCGCCAAGGCTGGCTGAATTACTACCAGGTGCCGCTGGCACAGGTGGTCGATGACCTGCGGCGCTACTACCCGGGGCGCATCGTGTTGCTGGATGGCGCACTGGGGCAGCGCAAGGTCAGTGGCAGTTTCCCGGTGGGCGAGCCACTGCTGGCGCTGGATTCGCTGGGCAAGGTGATGGGCTTTTCGCGGCAGACCGTGTTGGGGCGTTTGACCTTGGTTCGGTAGTCGCCTGCACCGGCCTCTTCGCGGGCACGCCCGCTCCCACAGGTACTGTGCCGGATTTGAGGCTTGTGCCATTCCTGTGGGAGCGGGCCTGCCCGCGAAGAGGCCGGCACAGGAAAAATATTTTCAGAAAGCGGGTGAGGTAACAGGACGTGGCATCCGTGTAATGAGTGAAAGTGCGATTCATTCGCAGTCATCACCCTCTCACAGGTCAGCGTCCATGAAGTTCTCCCCGCGTTGCGTCCCTCTCTGGTTCGGCCTTGCCATGCTCCCGGCCGTTGCTGTCGCCCCCTTGGCCAGTGCCGCCGAGCAACAGCAGACCTATGCCTTCGCCCAGCCGGCCCAGCCCCTGGCCCAGGCGCTCAACGCCTTTAGCCGCACCACCGGCCAGAGTGTGGTCTACACCCTGGAACTGCCGGGCGTGCAGGCGCCGGCACTGAACGGCCGACTCAGCGCCGAGCAGGCGCTGCAACAACTGCTGGGCAGCACCGGGCTGGCCTGGCGCCGCGTTGACGCACGCACCCTTACCCTCGAAGCCGCCGACACCTCAGGCGCCCTCAACCTGCAGGCCACCAACGTGACCTCGCAACTGGACGTCTACAGCTACCAGCCCCCGGCCAGTGCATCGATCATGCGCGGGCAGGGCCCGAACCAGGACATCCCCCAGGCCATCAATGTGGTACCGGCCCAGGTCATCCGCGACCAGGCTCCGCGCAACCTCGATGATGCCCTGGCGAACGTCAGCGGAATTACCCACGGCAACAACTTTGGCGGCACCTCCGACACGGTGATGAAGCGCGGCTTCGGCGACAACCGCGACGGCTCGATCATGCGCGATGGCATGCCCATCGTGCAGGGCCGCAGCCTCAACGCCAGCACCGAGCGGGTAGAAGTGCTCAAGGGCCCGGCCTCACTGCTGTACGGCATCCAGGACCCGGGCGGGGTGATCAACGTGGTCAGCAAGCGCCCGCAACTTGAGCAGTACAACGCCCTGACCGTGCGCGGCTCGACCTACGGCAGTGGCAAGAACGGCAGTGGTGGCGGGCTCGACAGCACCGGTGCGTTGGGCGACAGCAAATTCGCCTACCGCTTGATCGTCGACCACGAAGACGAAGACTACTGGCGCAACTTCGGCGTGCACCGCGAATCGCTGGTCGCGCCGTCGCTGGCCTGGCTGGGCGAAGACACCCAGGTTGTGCTGGCCTACGAGCACCGCGAATTTCTCTACCCCTTCGACCGTGGCACCGCGTTCGGCAGCAACGGCCACCCGCTGAACATCCCCGCCACGCGCCGCCTGGACGAACCGTTCAACGACATGGAGGGGCGCTCTGACCTGTATCGCCTGGAAGTCGATCATCAGTTGGCCGATGACTGGAAACTGCACTTTGGCTACAGCTTCAACCGCGAGACCTACGATGCAAGCCAGGTGCGGGTGACCGGCGTCAACGAAGCCAAAGGCACACTGACACGCAGCATCGACGGCACCCACAACGCCATGAGCCGCGACCAGTTCGCCACCCTCAGCCTGGCCGGTAATGTGGAGTTGGCCGGCATGCAGAATGACCTGTTGTTCGGCGTCGACCATGAAGACCGCAAGGTGTATCGCGGCGACCTGATCCGCCAGACTGCCCGCTCCACCTTCAGCTACCTCAACCCCGTTTACGGTCAGGAGGTGGAAGGCACCAGCGTACGTGCCAGTGACAGCGACCAGACCGACAAGCTGCGCACCGATGCACTGTTCGTGCAGGACGCGTTGCACCTGGATGATCACTGGATCCTGGTGGCCGGCGCGCGCTTTCAGCAGTTCGACCAGTATGCCGGCCGCGGTCGCCCGTTCACGGCCAATACCGATAACAGCGGCCAGGCCTGGGTTCCGCATGCCGGCATTGTCTACAAGGTCGATGACCAGCTGTCGTTCTATGGCAGTTACAGCGAGTCGTTCAAGCCCAACTCCAGCATTGCGCCGCTGACGGGCGGCGTAGTACTGGACTCGTCCGTTGCACCCGAGGAGGGCAAGTCGTGGGAGTTGGGGGCCAAGCTGGACATGCCGGGTCGCCTGACCGGTACCTTGGCGCTGTTCGACATCACCAAGCGTAATGTACTGGTCGCCAATTTCGACAGCGGGACTGGC
This window harbors:
- a CDS encoding FecR family protein — its product is MSRLPPITEVQSQAALQWLSRINEQPAQAEGAAFKRWLLADPGHRDAYQQAQALWQKSATPALLLADEEQDALQRYLDAMARPPTRGPWQRVAALAMAACLVLAVGVAGGWHPGYWLQDLQADYSSAGQIRQVTLADQSQVTLDAGSAIAVDFAQGERRVRLLHGAAFFQVTHTGAPFVVESGGGEVRVLGTQFEVREQADGAVVTVRSGRVAVSPAPGSVAPVLTANQQVAYSAGRVGDTLAVDSDNRLAWRQGWLNYYQVPLAQVVDDLRRYYPGRIVLLDGALGQRKVSGSFPVGEPLLALDSLGKVMGFSRQTVLGRLTLVR
- a CDS encoding DUF3325 domain-containing protein, coding for MLGNALIAFAGFVALCLAMEKHFSDLLGRKPRPGQLRLLRVAGWLLLMLSLALSVHLRGWAHGLVEWTAVIMAGVTLWVFGLPYQPRLLLGLAAASVVLGPLLAMFAV
- a CDS encoding TonB-dependent receptor; amino-acid sequence: MKFSPRCVPLWFGLAMLPAVAVAPLASAAEQQQTYAFAQPAQPLAQALNAFSRTTGQSVVYTLELPGVQAPALNGRLSAEQALQQLLGSTGLAWRRVDARTLTLEAADTSGALNLQATNVTSQLDVYSYQPPASASIMRGQGPNQDIPQAINVVPAQVIRDQAPRNLDDALANVSGITHGNNFGGTSDTVMKRGFGDNRDGSIMRDGMPIVQGRSLNASTERVEVLKGPASLLYGIQDPGGVINVVSKRPQLEQYNALTVRGSTYGSGKNGSGGGLDSTGALGDSKFAYRLIVDHEDEDYWRNFGVHRESLVAPSLAWLGEDTQVVLAYEHREFLYPFDRGTAFGSNGHPLNIPATRRLDEPFNDMEGRSDLYRLEVDHQLADDWKLHFGYSFNRETYDASQVRVTGVNEAKGTLTRSIDGTHNAMSRDQFATLSLAGNVELAGMQNDLLFGVDHEDRKVYRGDLIRQTARSTFSYLNPVYGQEVEGTSVRASDSDQTDKLRTDALFVQDALHLDDHWILVAGARFQQFDQYAGRGRPFTANTDNSGQAWVPHAGIVYKVDDQLSFYGSYSESFKPNSSIAPLTGGVVLDSSVAPEEGKSWELGAKLDMPGRLTGTLALFDITKRNVLVANFDSGTGETVYSNAGEVNSRGVELDLTGQLSDRWSLIGSYAFTDAKVTKDPDLEGNRLQNVAKHTGSLSAVYDFGSLFGGDKLRFGAGARYVGERAGNSTNTFDLPSYTVADAFATYETKLDEHNVRLQLNVKNLFDKVYYSSAVNQYFVAIGDARQVSLSSTFEF
- a CDS encoding PepSY-associated TM helix domain-containing protein → MKEGFRQAMAWLHTWTGLIFGWLLFAIFLTGTLSYFKDEITHWAQPEVRSHALDPARSLDMAQHYLEQKAGHSASWFINMPSEREAGLSVGYRDPNGGPRGFVNKTLDTQSGQPVEARDSRGGDFFYRFHFQLQMPHPFGRWLSTFCAFIMLLGLVTGIITHKKIFKEFFTFRPGKGQRSWLDGHNAIGVLVLPFHLMISYSSLVLFMYMVMPAGIMASYGNDTGKYFNDLFGRDDTPKAAQVATPLVPLPSLYAKVQALQPGARIGFIQVQNPGDSNARVTFTQSAADHVAYRRSANWTFDGASGALLSQGKPESGAMMTAFSFAGLHMGNFAGPWLRWLYFFFGVAGTAVIGTGLVMWLGKRQLKHAKSPHMPGELRLVEVLNIASMSGLLLAVAGFFWANRLVPVGVEGRADWEVNAFFIAWGLSLVHAVLRSGRRAWGEQLALGALAFALLPLLNGLSTDRGLNHSLQAGDWTMAGFDLTALGTGLFLAWLAGKMLRSPKPVAKRPRAAKKPSTETAQVS
- a CDS encoding RNA polymerase sigma factor yields the protein MSEQGDIIEPDADSAGARARFVQVFLAQRARMEALVSRRVGCRATASDLVQELFLRFWRRPEVKVEALDTYLLRCAGNLAIDHLRSEGSRERVAEAALPMDEVAMVQAPEQALEVDHDLQRIEAALRALPERTRQIFLLNRIHGCKYGEIAKAMQLSQSAVEKHMMRALEACKASVAEPASTPRRPGSARR